TTCGTCTGAACTTGTTTCAGGAAAGCCAGAGAACGCCATTTCTTATGTCTATCAACCCACGGCACGCAGTCGGACCCTGTTTCACATATTTCCGGGACCGCTTGCAACGCCGGCGCTGTAAATCCTCGCTTTGATAGCTGTTCCATTACCGCCACTAGAATCCCTTTTCCCGCAAGTAATCCATTGCGACTTGCTTCAGTCGTGAAACGGCCAAAATTTCTCGTGTAATAATTGAATGGTCCGAGCAGACCGAAAAGCGTAATAAATGCTACGGTTTTCCACGTCAGGAACGCTTGAACCTCGAAACCGCCATCGGAAATTCTCTGTGCGGCATTTATGAGATCTATCAGAGAATCAATAATAGAATCCATGCCATACACTCCTTTTCTCCTAAATAGATTTTATTTCCTATGGCATAGAGACCATGATCAATAGAGAAGGTTCCGATAAATTTCTTGGTTATAATTTAGAAATTTTCCGGAAAGGAAGGTATGGATCGAGCATCACAAACAAATGGAAAGACGTAACTGACGATGGGGCGTCGAAGCAATTGATTCTCCTCCACTTTATTCACTTAGGGAATTATGAGGATTCTTTAGGATCAAGAATTCTTCGGATTTGAGCGAGCATTTCATTTAAGTTATATGGTTTGCTAACAAATCCTTTCGCTCCAGCCGCCACCGCTTCCTTTGCAGCGCCATTCGCGGAATATCCGCTACAGATTAAGGCTTTAACGCTTGAATCAATCCTGAGGAGCCCTTCCAAGCACTCCTTTCCTCCCATTTCGGGCATTATCAGATCCAGGATGATTAGAGAAATACTGGAACGCTTATCCTGGTACAATTTCAGGGCTTCCTTTCCACTGGACGCCGTGATTACCGTGTATCCAGCTCCCTCCAGGAGATCCTTTCCCACATCTCGTACATTTTCCTCGTCATCAACCAGCATGATTGTCTCGGTTCCGCCAATAGAACTTTGGGAAATCTTCGATTCATCTGAATCATTTTGCGGCAAAAAAGATGGAAAATAGATCTTGAAAGTAGTTCCTATTTCCGGTTCGCTGTAACAAATAATGCTCCCCTCATGCTGTTTCACCAAACCGTAGACCATCGCCAGACCCAGGCCAGTCCCTTTGCCTAGCGCCTTGGTCGTGAAAAATGGTTCGAAGATACGTTCCATTGTTTTCTTGTCCATGCCCTGGCCGGTATCGGATACGGAGAGTAAAACATGAGGACCCGGCGCGGCGTCAAGATGAACAGCGCAATATGCGGCGTCAAGAATTACATTTTCAGTCTCAAGTATTAGCCTGCCTCCCTCCGGCATGGCGTCCCTCGCATTGACGGCGAGGTTCATTACCACCTGCTCGATCTGAGAACTATCGGCGTTGATCAAGCTGACTTCTTCTTGAAGATTAAGGTCAATCTCAATCATCTTCGGAATTGTACGATCCAGCAACTTCTTGATCTGTACGATTTCCTGATTCAGATTAATCGGCTTCGGTTTGGTTTCAGTCTTCCGGCTGAAAGTCAGCAGGCTCTTTACAAGGTCAGCACCGTTAGTCGCCACCTTATTGATGGATTTAACATTTTTCCTAAGTTTATCCGATATTTGTGGATCCATCATAATCAATTCGGAATACCCGATCACCACCTGAAGGAGGTTATTAAAATCATGTGCGATACCACCGGCCAATGTGCCTATAGCTTCCATCTTTTGCGCTTGCATTAGCTGAGCCCTAAGATTCTTGGTTTCTGTGACGTCCATAATAAATGCCAGAATTGCCGGTTCTCCTTCGTAATCTATCTTCTTAGGCCACAAAACCATGTCGAACAAAGCGCCGGTCTTTTTGAATCCTTCTAATTGGTATGAAGTGCGCATAGGCTTGCCCAGCATAAATCTCTTGTATCGTTCTTTGAAAAGCCGCTGATGCCCCGGAGCGACAAACTCAGAGAGCGCTTTCCCTACTATTTCATCCTGACTCTCACAGTTAAAGATGGCCATAAGCTCTGGATTCGCGTAAACATATTTTTCTTTTTGAAAGATCCCGACACCTATCGGCGCCTGTTCAATCAAGAGCCTCATTTTTTTTTCGGAATCCTCTAGTTGCTGCTCGTACTTCTTCCGGTCAGTAATGTCCGTGGCTGTCGCTAGGCTCCCTTTTAATGAGCCATCGACATTCCAAATTGATATTGAGGTTACAAGAGTGTGTAAAATTGTACCGTCCTTGCGCCTCCACTCAAATTCATAAGATCGTGAAGGCGTCTTTGTCCGCTGAGACATCTGCTCTAAAAAAGTTTTCATGCTGGATTTTTCAAGAAACTCATCTACACGATGACCAATAAGTTCATCCTCCCTATAACCGAGCATCTCAACCGACCTCTTGTTTACGTATTCAAAAATTCCCTTGTCATCTATTAACCCCAAACCTTCCGTCATGGTGTCTATTAAATTACGATATCGCTCTTCACTTTCTCTTAAGGCCTGCTCATTTTGTATCCTCTGAGATATGTCGGTCACAACCGCGACGATCGTATCATTCTCGGGTTCTGAGGGGTTTAAATGCGTGATCCGTATTACACCATCGAAGTCAGAACCATCTCTTCTCCGTAATTTTGCGTCAATTTCAGTAACTTTCCCCGGTCCAAGGTATTGATACAGCGCCTGCCCAACACGCTCAAACTCGTCCTCCGATTGATACAGAATCCGCGCGCTTTGCCCTACATATTCGAGTTCCTGTTCAAAGCCGAACATCGTGGCCCATGACTCGTTGGCCCATTTTATGATCCGGTTCTCCGCCAAATGTATGCCAACCGGTGATGTGGCCAGGATTGTTTTCAGTAGCTTTTCGCTATCTTCTAACGCCTTCTCTGCTTTCTGCCTCTCCGAGATATCGATGCCCACTCCCAGCACACATTGAGTATTGCCGATCTCAATTTTTCTTCCCGTGAAATAATATGGGATGGCAGCCCCTTGTTTTGTGAGATAATGAGCTTCCATCGCTGTTTCACCCTTGCTAAAAACTTCTTCGAAACCATTCTTCAGGCCATTTTTGTCGTTTTCCAGGATAAAATCCAGCGAGCGCATTCTGGAGATTTCTTCAGACGAATAACCAGTAACAAGTTCAGCGTTTTTGTTCCACCTGAGCACCCTACCTCGTGAATCAAAAAGATAAAAAACCCCGGGCAAACTATTGATGACTTCATCCGAGAAATGTTTTTCTTTCTGGAGATCATCATGGGACTTTTTGCGTTCGATCTCCCTTTCTTCCAACGCAATAGCCATTTTATCAAAAGCCCTACCAAGTATACCCAACTCACCTGCGCTATCGTCCAAACCTGTACGAACTCTGAGGTCGCCGCTAGCAATTTTGTTTGTCGTGTCAACAAGAGTATCCATTTGACTCATGATCAAAAGACGGGTCAAAATCCACACCCCTAAAAAGGCCGCCAGCAAAGCTATTCCTAACCAGACGACGTCAAAAAATACCAGTCGATTGGCGGCTCCGACCACTGTCTCCTTTGGAATACCTACATAGACGTAGACTCCTTTCGAAAAACCTTCTACTCGCGTAAATCCGTAAATCTTCTTTGTGCCATCTATCCCAACCGCTTCTGTTGTTCCTTTATTTTCCTTGAAGATTTTGTTTACAATTTCAGCGTCCGGAGCCGAATGTCCAACCCATTTTCCAGGATTGGCGCTGCGGGCAAGGATTGTCCCTGTGGAATCTATCGCTGTCAGAGTGGAATCCTCGGGAATCCCTGCGTTTGCGGCAATGATATTGAACCAACTAATATCAAACGAGGCGAAGAGCGCTCCACGAATTTCACCCGCAGGGCCTAACACCGGGTATACCATGGTGATGGCGCCTCTTGGACTCGATGGTCCGGTTTCGGCCGTCCCGATTGAAAATTCTCCAGTTTTCATTGCTTCTTGGAAACATGGTCGACTCGAAAGTACGTCAGAGTCAGGAATAGGGATAACACTACAAACCAGTTTACCTTTTGAGTCTAATAGGCCTATATTCTCATACATAGTTAAGACGTGTTTGAAAAAGCTTGGGACGAAATTTCGTGAACATAAGGCTGGACTCATTTCTTGGGTTTTGGGGTCCCGGGCCAGATCGGCCAACATGTTTCTTGTCTCATCAATAGTAAAAGTGAACACTTTCACGAAATTGCCGGCCGATTGGAAGGCCCTTTCATGGGCTTTGGTCAAAATTGATCTGCGTTGTTCAATCGCGGTAAATAAGGTCAGGCCTACACACGGGATTAAACCTAAGGTTACGATAAAAATCATCCTCCAGCGAATGCTGTTATAAAAATGGCGCATTTATATTTTCTCCAGAATAAGGACCACCGGATTTCCTCGACGAGAAAGATGATAATATTTTGATCAATTAATAATTCAGAGATTATATTACTATGATGGCAACTTGCGAAACAGTCCGTCAATCAATTAGAACTGACAGCTAGAAATAACATTCAAACGATTAAATCGCGAGAAATTATTCTGACTTCGGTATATTTTATAGAGTTTTGCGGATAAATCCCGATGAGGTAGACAATTGAATCCAGTCATGATGAATGTTCTGCGCAAGGGGTGGAAATGGACAGTCTTGGCGCTGTTAATCATAATAGTGGGCTATAAAGCCAAATTTGCCCCCATTCCTGTTTCCACTCAGCCAGTTCGTGTTGGAGAAGTGATTGCGGAAGTTATGGGGACAGGCACGCTCGAGGCCCACTACCAAAGCACCGTGAGTTCTAAAATACAGGGGCTATTAGTCGAACTCCTGGCTGATCAAAATGACTGGGTTAAGTCAGGACAGTTACTTGCGCGTCTCGATGATTCCGACCTGAAAAGAGAAGTGACTACTCAAGAAGCAGTTGTGAAGGCCGGAGAAGCGACGGTTGAAAGGGCAAAGGCTGATGAGGCCAAGTCCCAGGCCATTTTTGAACTAACCAAACTGGACTACCAAAGATATGCGCAATTATTCACTTCAAAAAGCATCTCGCAAGAACTAATGGACAAAAACATCCAGAACCTGGCCGTTGCCCAGGCGGATCTTCAGAGGGCCACTGCGGCGGTGAGTGAAGCCAATCGGCAATTGGTTGCAGCTCAGGAAAGGCTTCATTTTCAACAGGCTCGGCTTGCCGACACTTTAATATACAGCCCGTTTTCCGGTTTGGTAGTACGTCGGGATCGTGACATAGGTGACATAGTGGTACCAGGCGCGTCCATTTTCAGGATCATATCCACAAAGGAGATGTGGGTGTCCGCCTGGGTTGATGAAACTGCTATGGCAGGACTTGCCAAGGATCAGCAAGCTCGTGTCGTTTTCAGATCAGAACCCAAGAAAGATTACCACGGTAAAGTTTCCAGGATCGGAAGCGAAGTCGATAAGGAGACTAGAGAATTTCTGGTTGATGTTGGGGTCGACGTCCTTCCAAAAAACTGGGCGGTTGGTCAGCGCGCCGAGGTTTATATTGAAACAGGCAGAAAGGCGGGGGTCTTAAAGGCGCCTTTAAGCGGTATTGTATGGGAAAAAGGAAAGGCCGGGGTTTTTCTGATGTCAAATGGAAAAGCTGAATGGAGACCGGTAGTCCTCGGTTTAAGAGGTATTAAAGATGTGGAAGTAACACAAGGGCTTTCAAAAGATGACATTGTTATAACAGGACCGAACCCTTCGCAAATAAAAA
This portion of the Desulfomonilaceae bacterium genome encodes:
- a CDS encoding PAS domain S-box protein — encoded protein: MRHFYNSIRWRMIFIVTLGLIPCVGLTLFTAIEQRRSILTKAHERAFQSAGNFVKVFTFTIDETRNMLADLARDPKTQEMSPALCSRNFVPSFFKHVLTMYENIGLLDSKGKLVCSVIPIPDSDVLSSRPCFQEAMKTGEFSIGTAETGPSSPRGAITMVYPVLGPAGEIRGALFASFDISWFNIIAANAGIPEDSTLTAIDSTGTILARSANPGKWVGHSAPDAEIVNKIFKENKGTTEAVGIDGTKKIYGFTRVEGFSKGVYVYVGIPKETVVGAANRLVFFDVVWLGIALLAAFLGVWILTRLLIMSQMDTLVDTTNKIASGDLRVRTGLDDSAGELGILGRAFDKMAIALEEREIERKKSHDDLQKEKHFSDEVINSLPGVFYLFDSRGRVLRWNKNAELVTGYSSEEISRMRSLDFILENDKNGLKNGFEEVFSKGETAMEAHYLTKQGAAIPYYFTGRKIEIGNTQCVLGVGIDISERQKAEKALEDSEKLLKTILATSPVGIHLAENRIIKWANESWATMFGFEQELEYVGQSARILYQSEDEFERVGQALYQYLGPGKVTEIDAKLRRRDGSDFDGVIRITHLNPSEPENDTIVAVVTDISQRIQNEQALRESEERYRNLIDTMTEGLGLIDDKGIFEYVNKRSVEMLGYREDELIGHRVDEFLEKSSMKTFLEQMSQRTKTPSRSYEFEWRRKDGTILHTLVTSISIWNVDGSLKGSLATATDITDRKKYEQQLEDSEKKMRLLIEQAPIGVGIFQKEKYVYANPELMAIFNCESQDEIVGKALSEFVAPGHQRLFKERYKRFMLGKPMRTSYQLEGFKKTGALFDMVLWPKKIDYEGEPAILAFIMDVTETKNLRAQLMQAQKMEAIGTLAGGIAHDFNNLLQVVIGYSELIMMDPQISDKLRKNVKSINKVATNGADLVKSLLTFSRKTETKPKPINLNQEIVQIKKLLDRTIPKMIEIDLNLQEEVSLINADSSQIEQVVMNLAVNARDAMPEGGRLILETENVILDAAYCAVHLDAAPGPHVLLSVSDTGQGMDKKTMERIFEPFFTTKALGKGTGLGLAMVYGLVKQHEGSIICYSEPEIGTTFKIYFPSFLPQNDSDESKISQSSIGGTETIMLVDDEENVRDVGKDLLEGAGYTVITASSGKEALKLYQDKRSSISLIILDLIMPEMGGKECLEGLLRIDSSVKALICSGYSANGAAKEAVAAGAKGFVSKPYNLNEMLAQIRRILDPKESS
- a CDS encoding efflux RND transporter periplasmic adaptor subunit, which translates into the protein MNPVMMNVLRKGWKWTVLALLIIIVGYKAKFAPIPVSTQPVRVGEVIAEVMGTGTLEAHYQSTVSSKIQGLLVELLADQNDWVKSGQLLARLDDSDLKREVTTQEAVVKAGEATVERAKADEAKSQAIFELTKLDYQRYAQLFTSKSISQELMDKNIQNLAVAQADLQRATAAVSEANRQLVAAQERLHFQQARLADTLIYSPFSGLVVRRDRDIGDIVVPGASIFRIISTKEMWVSAWVDETAMAGLAKDQQARVVFRSEPKKDYHGKVSRIGSEVDKETREFLVDVGVDVLPKNWAVGQRAEVYIETGRKAGVLKAPLSGIVWEKGKAGVFLMSNGKAEWRPVVLGLRGIKDVEVTQGLSKDDIVITGPNPSQIKNGQRVYSE